One genomic segment of Kocuria rhizophila DC2201 includes these proteins:
- a CDS encoding Fpg/Nei family DNA glycosylase codes for MPEGHSVHRLARQLADLFEGQQLGVSSPQGRFAAGAALLDGRVLTRSRAHGKHLYLDFTAPGDSSDVLVLRSHLGIYGAWSFAGDETFAAASSIGAPRRLGERESGSAAAAVAYDDAGRVVPEAPVGAVRVRLAGEHGWADLRGPTLCVAESPEEAAAAAAKLGPDPLDPQADPEPFLAAAGKSRRPIGVLLMEQHVVAGIGNIFRAESLFRRGVDPMAPGTSLTREDLLELWEENVALMAVGVRVGRIITTDPEDRPGVPDTEAWPEHANYVYHRHGQPCLRCGATVLKTDLNGRGLYWCPSCQA; via the coding sequence GTGCCCGAGGGCCACTCCGTCCACCGTCTCGCGCGCCAGCTCGCGGACCTCTTCGAGGGCCAGCAGCTGGGCGTCTCCAGCCCGCAGGGCCGCTTCGCCGCCGGTGCCGCGCTGCTGGACGGGCGCGTGCTGACGCGCTCGCGGGCCCACGGCAAGCACCTCTACCTGGACTTCACCGCCCCGGGGGACTCCTCGGACGTGCTCGTGCTGCGGTCGCACCTGGGGATCTACGGCGCGTGGAGCTTCGCGGGGGACGAGACGTTCGCGGCGGCGTCGTCGATCGGTGCCCCGCGGCGGTTGGGGGAGCGCGAGTCCGGTTCCGCCGCGGCGGCTGTGGCCTACGACGACGCCGGGCGGGTGGTCCCCGAGGCGCCCGTGGGTGCCGTGCGGGTCCGGCTCGCGGGCGAGCACGGGTGGGCGGACCTGCGCGGCCCCACACTGTGCGTGGCCGAGAGCCCCGAGGAGGCCGCCGCGGCGGCGGCGAAGCTCGGTCCGGACCCGCTGGACCCGCAGGCCGACCCCGAGCCGTTCCTGGCGGCGGCGGGGAAGTCCCGGCGGCCCATCGGCGTGCTGCTTATGGAGCAGCACGTGGTGGCGGGGATCGGCAACATCTTCCGCGCCGAGTCCCTCTTCCGCCGCGGAGTGGACCCCATGGCCCCCGGAACCTCGCTCACGCGCGAGGACCTGCTGGAGCTGTGGGAGGAGAACGTGGCGCTCATGGCCGTGGGCGTCCGGGTGGGCAGGATCATCACCACGGATCCTGAGGACCGTCCGGGCGTCCCGGACACCGAGGCGTGGCCCGAGCACGCCAACTACGTCTACCACCGCCACGGGCAGCCGTGCCTGCGGTGCGGGGCCACCGTGCTGAAGACGGACCTCAACGGCCGCGGGCTGTACTGGTGCCCGAGCTGCCAGGCGTGA
- a CDS encoding ribose-5-phosphate isomerase, translating into MRVHIATDHAGLDLSHHLMQKLTEHGYEMIDHGPQEYDPADDYPAFCISAALGVREDRANGLDSLGIVLGGSGNGEQMAANKVEGIRAALVWNQDTAKLAREHNDAQVMAIGGRQHETDEALQLALTFLAEPFSGDERHVRRIAQLGEYERTGDVAGRLSAITPRPFTAN; encoded by the coding sequence ATGCGCGTGCACATCGCCACTGACCACGCCGGCCTCGACCTCTCCCACCACCTCATGCAGAAGCTCACCGAGCACGGGTACGAGATGATCGACCACGGACCGCAGGAGTACGACCCGGCGGACGACTACCCTGCGTTCTGCATCAGCGCCGCCCTGGGCGTGCGGGAGGACCGCGCGAACGGCCTCGACTCGCTGGGCATCGTGCTGGGCGGCTCCGGCAACGGCGAGCAGATGGCCGCCAACAAGGTGGAGGGCATTCGTGCCGCCCTCGTGTGGAACCAGGACACCGCCAAGCTCGCGCGCGAGCACAACGACGCCCAGGTCATGGCCATCGGCGGGCGGCAGCACGAGACGGACGAGGCCCTGCAGCTCGCCCTGACCTTCCTGGCCGAGCCGTTCTCCGGGGACGAGCGCCACGTGCGCCGCATCGCCCAGCTGGGCGAGTACGAGCGCACCGGGGATGTCGCGGGCAGGTTGTCCGCGATCACGCCCCGCCCCTTCACGGCGAACTGA
- a CDS encoding acyl-CoA thioesterase → MTLDPTQDPVDALIRMLDLADGGGARTTEDIFVGRTITTPRARVYGGQVLAQASMAAMRTVDPDRAIHSLHAYFLRGGDIELPITFGVERVRDGRSFSARRIHAYQEGKTILSMIASFQEPAQGLEHQDEMPQDVPDPESLPSLRETFGALNIPEARAQAFERPFDMRYITEPLFLPWQGPHDSYNAVWVKALAPLPDDPAIHRAALAYVSDYTMMEPILRRHGRSWGERGMNVASLDHAMWWHRYARADEWILYTQTSPSASSARGLSIGKMFTRDGTMIATTVQEGMMRLPEFH, encoded by the coding sequence ATGACTCTGGACCCGACGCAAGACCCCGTGGACGCCCTCATCCGGATGCTCGATCTGGCCGACGGCGGCGGCGCACGCACCACGGAGGACATCTTCGTGGGCCGCACCATCACCACCCCCCGCGCCCGCGTCTACGGCGGGCAGGTGCTCGCACAGGCCTCGATGGCCGCGATGCGCACCGTGGACCCGGACCGCGCGATCCACTCGCTGCACGCCTACTTCCTGCGCGGCGGGGACATCGAGCTGCCCATCACGTTCGGGGTGGAGCGCGTGCGCGACGGCCGGTCCTTCTCCGCGCGCCGGATCCACGCCTACCAGGAGGGCAAGACCATCCTGTCGATGATCGCGTCCTTCCAGGAGCCCGCCCAGGGGCTCGAGCACCAGGACGAGATGCCGCAGGACGTGCCGGACCCCGAGTCCCTGCCCTCCCTGCGGGAGACCTTCGGCGCCCTGAACATCCCCGAGGCGCGTGCCCAGGCCTTCGAGCGCCCGTTCGACATGCGCTACATCACCGAGCCGCTGTTCCTGCCGTGGCAGGGCCCGCACGACTCCTACAACGCGGTGTGGGTCAAAGCGCTCGCACCGCTGCCGGACGACCCTGCGATCCACCGCGCGGCCCTCGCGTACGTGTCCGACTACACGATGATGGAGCCCATCCTGCGCCGTCACGGCCGGTCCTGGGGCGAGCGCGGCATGAACGTGGCCTCCCTGGACCATGCGATGTGGTGGCACCGCTACGCCCGCGCGGACGAGTGGATCCTCTACACCCAGACCTCCCCGAGCGCGTCCTCGGCGCGCGGGCTGTCGATCGGCAAGATGTTCACCCGGGACGGCACCATGATCGCCACCACGGTGCAGGAGGGCATGATGCGCCTGCCCGAGTTCCACTGA
- the tig gene encoding trigger factor: MKSAVEKLNPTEAKITIDIAYTDLKPFVQETYKELANQIQIPGFRKGKVPSKLIDQRVGFDFVVENALNEGLNAFYQQALTENELTPLSQPQVEVLSKPEENDREADTKVEISVAIRPEIELPDYKGLEIQVEAREATAEDEQKALDELRARFGTLKTVDRPAAEGDHVTLDLQALVDGEEVDAANDLSYEVGSGTMLEGIDEAVTGLSAGEDATFETTLAGGEHSGAEATVKVKVTAVKERELPEADDEFAQLASEFDTIAELKEDLKKQAAESAVVEQGIEARDKVLDKLVELIEVPVPEKVIEDQLAQHFDSEQAQASAEPGHDTEEHRAEVRQNAENAFRNEIILDAVAEAEEVGVEQSELIDYIINMSQQYGMDPNQFAQMLDGSGQAGMMVGEVRRRKALAKVLETATVTDSNGETVDLSSFVGTGDDAETDEVETEASATE, from the coding sequence GTGAAGAGCGCCGTCGAGAAACTCAATCCCACCGAGGCGAAGATCACGATTGACATCGCGTACACGGATCTGAAGCCCTTCGTGCAGGAGACCTACAAGGAGCTGGCCAACCAGATCCAGATCCCCGGCTTCCGCAAGGGCAAGGTTCCCTCCAAGCTCATCGACCAGCGCGTGGGCTTCGACTTCGTGGTGGAGAACGCCCTCAACGAGGGGCTCAACGCCTTCTACCAGCAGGCGCTCACCGAGAACGAGCTGACCCCGCTGTCCCAGCCCCAGGTGGAGGTGCTCTCCAAGCCCGAGGAGAACGACCGCGAGGCCGACACCAAGGTGGAGATCTCCGTGGCCATCCGCCCCGAGATCGAGCTGCCCGACTACAAGGGCCTGGAGATCCAGGTGGAGGCCCGTGAGGCCACCGCCGAGGACGAGCAGAAGGCACTGGACGAGCTGCGCGCCCGCTTCGGCACCCTCAAGACCGTGGACCGCCCCGCCGCCGAGGGTGACCACGTGACCCTGGACCTGCAGGCCCTGGTGGACGGCGAGGAGGTCGACGCCGCCAACGACCTCTCCTACGAGGTGGGCTCCGGCACCATGCTCGAGGGCATCGACGAGGCCGTGACCGGTCTCTCCGCGGGCGAGGACGCCACGTTCGAGACCACCCTGGCCGGCGGCGAGCACTCCGGTGCCGAGGCCACCGTCAAGGTCAAGGTCACCGCGGTCAAGGAGCGCGAGCTGCCCGAGGCCGACGACGAGTTCGCCCAGCTGGCCTCCGAGTTCGACACCATTGCCGAGCTCAAGGAGGACCTCAAGAAGCAGGCCGCCGAGTCCGCCGTGGTGGAGCAGGGCATCGAGGCCCGGGACAAGGTCCTCGACAAGCTCGTGGAGCTCATCGAGGTCCCCGTGCCCGAGAAGGTCATCGAGGACCAGCTCGCCCAGCACTTCGACTCCGAGCAGGCCCAGGCCTCCGCGGAGCCGGGCCACGACACCGAGGAGCACCGCGCCGAGGTCCGCCAGAACGCGGAGAACGCTTTCCGCAACGAGATCATCCTGGACGCCGTGGCCGAGGCCGAAGAGGTCGGCGTGGAGCAGTCCGAGCTGATCGACTACATCATCAACATGTCCCAGCAGTACGGCATGGACCCAAACCAGTTCGCGCAGATGCTCGACGGTTCCGGCCAGGCCGGGATGATGGTGGGCGAGGTCCGCCGCCGCAAGGCCCTGGCCAAGGTCCTGGAGACCGCCACGGTCACCGACTCCAACGGCGAGACCGTGGACCTGTCCAGCTTCGTGGGCACCGGCGACGACGCCGAGACCGACGAGGTCGAGACCGAGGCCTCCGCGACCGAGTGA
- a CDS encoding acyl-CoA thioesterase — MTSLNVPVQMRFFDQDQYGHINNVTMLRYFEDARVRLTASPIAKDPDHGVPEDTTFRESVGELRTVVAHQSVDYKEQLFFRMDPVFVRTWISRIGGSSFTISYRLQEEDGSHVYAEGESVIVVMDPDTGRSVKLSEDHRALLGSLEDDVKYSHAQ; from the coding sequence ATGACTTCCCTCAACGTCCCCGTGCAGATGCGATTCTTCGACCAGGACCAGTACGGGCACATCAACAACGTGACCATGCTGCGCTACTTCGAGGACGCCCGTGTGCGGCTCACCGCCTCGCCCATCGCGAAGGACCCGGACCACGGTGTCCCGGAGGACACCACGTTCCGCGAGTCCGTGGGGGAGCTGCGCACCGTGGTGGCCCACCAGAGCGTCGACTACAAGGAGCAGCTGTTCTTCCGCATGGACCCGGTGTTCGTGCGCACGTGGATCTCGCGCATCGGGGGCTCCTCGTTCACCATCTCCTACCGCCTGCAGGAGGAGGATGGCTCCCACGTGTACGCGGAGGGGGAGTCCGTGATTGTGGTGATGGACCCGGACACCGGCCGCAGCGTCAAGCTCTCGGAGGACCACCGCGCGCTGCTGGGTTCCCTGGAGGACGACGTCAAGTACTCCCACGCGCAGTGA
- the pepN gene encoding aminopeptidase N — MPGTNLTRAEAAERAQTLAVESYRVALELTGDPETFRVHTTVDFTATPGSSSFIDAITASVESVTLNGASLDPAEVSDGERIQLPGLAQRNELVVESTMRYMNTGEGLHRFVDPADGQVYLYSQFEVADTRRMFPVFEQPDLKATFQFSVTAPADWAVVSNQPSPEPVAVSDGVARWDFSPTPVMSCYVTALIAGPYVSTHDSLVSSDGRTIELGLFARRSLFEYVDAEEMFEVTKQGFEFFESQFGVPYPFEKYDQLFVPQFNAGAMENAGAVTFVESYIFRSKPAQARVERRAITVLHELAHMWFGDLVTMRWWNDLWLNESFAEYMSTLACAQNTRYTNAWTTFAAGEKSWGYEQDQLPTTHPIKAEIPDLEAVLVNFDGITYAKGASVLKQLVAWVGQDEFMAGLNRYFGKHAWSNTELSDLMVELEAASGRDLTDWSARWLETAGVNTLVPRVEADDDGVITSFRIEQLGQEGHPTLRPHRVAVGFYDHREDTGLLSRTFRVELDVDGEFTDVPQLVGRERPDLVLLNDDDLAYAKIRLDECSLATATTHLGDFEESLPRSLVWAAAWDSVHDGVSPASDYVDLVLSNVGHETDSTAVQVQLRQLDVALDRYLAPEHADEVRARAAAQLWDLTAAAEAGSDHQWQFFRAFLRRACTQEQFDRVAGFARGEGVPQGVELDTDTRWSVLTALVAAGRAGTEEIEAALREDNTETGAIAAATARAAVPTPEAKAQTWQLVVEQGALPNSQQQAAIAGFFRVHDDALLAPYAARYFAEVTGVWRERTHELAQQVAVGLFPRHATQQTVDDAQRFLDSLDPALSGLRRIVLERQDAARRAVRAQQVDAAATGTTGGSGR, encoded by the coding sequence GTGCCCGGAACCAACCTGACCCGTGCGGAGGCCGCAGAACGCGCGCAGACCCTGGCGGTCGAGTCCTATCGGGTGGCACTGGAGCTCACCGGGGATCCGGAGACCTTCCGCGTGCACACCACGGTGGACTTCACCGCCACCCCGGGCAGCAGCTCGTTCATCGACGCCATCACGGCCTCGGTGGAGTCCGTGACCCTCAACGGCGCGTCCCTGGACCCCGCCGAGGTCAGCGACGGTGAGCGGATCCAGCTGCCGGGCCTCGCGCAGCGCAACGAGCTGGTGGTCGAGTCCACCATGCGCTACATGAACACGGGCGAGGGCCTGCACCGCTTCGTGGACCCCGCGGACGGGCAGGTGTACCTCTACTCGCAGTTCGAGGTCGCGGACACCCGGCGGATGTTCCCGGTGTTCGAGCAGCCGGACCTGAAGGCCACGTTCCAGTTCTCCGTGACCGCCCCCGCCGACTGGGCGGTGGTGTCCAACCAGCCGAGCCCCGAGCCGGTGGCCGTGTCCGACGGCGTGGCCCGCTGGGACTTCTCCCCCACCCCGGTGATGTCCTGCTACGTGACCGCGCTGATCGCGGGCCCGTACGTGAGCACCCACGACAGCCTGGTCTCCTCGGACGGGCGCACCATCGAGCTGGGCCTGTTCGCCCGCCGCTCCCTGTTCGAGTACGTGGACGCCGAGGAGATGTTCGAGGTCACCAAGCAGGGCTTCGAGTTCTTCGAGTCCCAGTTCGGGGTGCCCTACCCCTTCGAGAAGTACGACCAGCTCTTCGTGCCGCAGTTCAACGCCGGCGCCATGGAGAACGCGGGCGCGGTGACGTTCGTGGAGTCCTACATCTTCCGCTCCAAGCCGGCGCAGGCCCGCGTGGAGCGCCGCGCGATCACCGTGCTGCACGAGCTGGCGCACATGTGGTTCGGGGACCTCGTGACCATGCGCTGGTGGAACGACCTGTGGCTCAACGAGTCCTTCGCCGAGTACATGTCCACCCTGGCGTGCGCGCAGAACACCCGGTACACCAACGCGTGGACCACGTTCGCGGCCGGGGAGAAGTCCTGGGGCTACGAGCAGGACCAGCTGCCCACCACCCACCCCATCAAGGCCGAGATCCCGGACCTCGAGGCGGTGCTCGTGAACTTCGACGGCATCACCTACGCCAAGGGCGCCTCGGTGCTCAAGCAGCTCGTGGCCTGGGTGGGCCAGGATGAGTTCATGGCGGGGCTCAACCGCTACTTCGGCAAGCACGCGTGGTCCAACACGGAGCTCTCGGACCTCATGGTCGAGCTCGAGGCGGCCAGCGGGCGCGACCTCACCGACTGGTCCGCACGCTGGCTCGAGACCGCGGGCGTGAACACCCTGGTGCCGCGGGTCGAGGCCGACGACGACGGCGTCATCACGTCCTTCCGCATCGAGCAGCTGGGCCAGGAGGGCCACCCCACCCTGCGGCCCCACCGCGTGGCCGTGGGCTTCTACGACCACCGCGAGGACACCGGGCTGCTGAGCCGCACGTTCCGCGTGGAGCTGGACGTGGACGGCGAGTTCACCGACGTCCCGCAGCTCGTGGGCCGCGAACGCCCGGACCTGGTGCTGCTCAACGACGACGACCTCGCCTACGCCAAGATCCGCCTGGACGAGTGCTCCCTGGCCACGGCCACCACCCACCTCGGGGACTTCGAGGAGTCCCTGCCCCGCTCGCTCGTGTGGGCCGCGGCGTGGGACTCCGTGCACGACGGCGTGAGCCCCGCGAGCGACTACGTGGACCTCGTGCTCTCCAACGTGGGCCACGAGACGGACTCCACGGCCGTGCAGGTGCAGCTGCGCCAGCTGGACGTGGCCCTGGACCGCTACCTCGCGCCCGAGCATGCGGACGAGGTGCGCGCGCGGGCCGCGGCGCAGCTGTGGGACCTCACGGCCGCCGCGGAGGCCGGCTCCGACCACCAGTGGCAGTTCTTCCGGGCGTTCCTGCGCCGGGCCTGCACGCAGGAGCAGTTCGACCGCGTGGCCGGCTTCGCCCGGGGCGAGGGCGTCCCGCAGGGCGTGGAGCTGGACACCGACACCCGCTGGTCCGTGCTCACCGCACTCGTGGCCGCGGGCCGTGCGGGCACCGAGGAGATCGAGGCGGCTCTGCGCGAAGACAACACCGAGACGGGTGCGATCGCCGCGGCCACCGCCCGCGCCGCGGTGCCCACCCCCGAGGCCAAGGCGCAGACCTGGCAGCTCGTGGTCGAGCAGGGCGCCCTGCCCAACTCCCAGCAGCAGGCCGCCATCGCGGGGTTCTTCCGGGTCCACGACGACGCCCTGCTCGCCCCCTACGCCGCCCGCTACTTCGCGGAAGTCACGGGGGTGTGGCGGGAACGCACCCACGAGCTCGCCCAGCAGGTGGCCGTGGGGCTCTTCCCGCGCCACGCCACGCAGCAGACCGTGGACGACGCCCAGCGCTTCCTGGACTCCCTCGACCCGGCCCTGAGCGGGCTGCGGCGCATCGTGCTGGAGCGCCAGGACGCCGCGCGCCGGGCCGTGCGCGCCCAGCAGGTCGACGCCGCGGCCACCGGCACGACCGGCGGCTCCGGCCGATGA
- a CDS encoding globin, with product MGDAREAAEAASSDSFYAQVGGHATFEKLTREFYARVAEDPDFKALYPEQDLGPAEERLRMFLEQYWGGPTTYSEQRGHPRLRMRHAPFPVDTWARETWLAHMRAAMDTLELSPLHDGIMWDYFDRAAHAMVNRPG from the coding sequence GTGGGCGATGCGCGCGAGGCGGCCGAGGCGGCGTCGTCGGACTCTTTCTACGCCCAGGTGGGCGGGCACGCGACGTTCGAGAAACTCACCCGGGAGTTCTACGCGCGCGTGGCCGAGGACCCGGACTTCAAGGCCCTGTACCCGGAGCAGGACCTCGGCCCGGCCGAGGAGCGGCTGCGGATGTTCCTGGAGCAGTACTGGGGCGGGCCCACCACGTACTCGGAGCAGCGGGGTCACCCGCGGCTGCGGATGCGCCACGCCCCCTTCCCCGTGGACACGTGGGCGCGCGAGACCTGGCTGGCGCACATGCGCGCGGCCATGGACACCCTCGAGCTGTCCCCGCTGCACGACGGGATCATGTGGGACTACTTCGACCGCGCGGCCCACGCCATGGTGAACCGTCCGGGCTGA